The following proteins are co-located in the Rattus norvegicus strain BN/NHsdMcwi chromosome 19, GRCr8, whole genome shotgun sequence genome:
- the LOC134483526 gene encoding disks large homolog 5-like, translating into MFARLLRRFGRVDVGREESRVKQTEPKEACRQTSSPENVLNKVQANEEEERLNRELELTTKERNELTDRLLYVTGGSMSKSPYFRPNPFYENLKIKEKEVMSLLHNLDTKNIEHHEKFQELKKEINFYR; encoded by the exons atgtttgcccgtcttctcaggcgctttgggagagttgatgttggtagagaagagtctagagtgaagcaaacggaacctaaag aggcctgcagacagacgtcatcccctgaaaatgtcctaaacaaggtgcaggccaacgaggaagaggagaggctgaatagagaactggagctaactaccaaggagagaaatgagctgacagatcgcctcctttatgtgacaggtggatccatgagcaagag cccctacttcaggccaaatccattttatgaaaacttgaagataaaggagaaagaggtcatgtcattactgcacaacttagacacaaagaacattgaacatcatgagaaatttcaggagctcaagaaggagattaacttctatcggtaa
- the LOC134483341 gene encoding disks large homolog 5-like, giving the protein MFCRLRKRFGRGNVDCGETRVKESGLSSQSNDGERQHFWGMWNAGRETSSPDTDLSKNQAMKEKERLIKELQLITEERNDLRDRLRFLTERSMKKRPHFRPNPYYEDLERMEEAVMSILHNLEMENTEVHENSHKLKKEITFSRNLLSQLLMENTCRKKLVPLKQESKEVHLDCALNQKYLVDFNKKDKDHQRPEPALSGLRKCKRAGIGHTPVRELPEE; this is encoded by the exons atgttttgccgtcttcgcaagcgttttgggagggggaacgtcgattgtggagagactagagtgaaggagtctggcctttcgtctcaaagtaatgatggagaaagacagcacttctggggaatgtgga acgctgggagagaaacatcatcccctgacactgacctaagcaagaatcaggccatgaaggaaaaggagaggctgattaaagagctgcagctcattactgaggagagaaatgacctgagagatcgcctgaggtttctgacggagagatccatgaagaagag gccacacttcaggccaaatccatattatgaagacctggagagaatggaggaggcggtcatgtcaattctgcacaacttagagatggagaacactgaggtccatgagaacagccataaactgaagaaggagattaccttctctag aaacctgctcagccagctcctgatggagaacacatgtaggaagaagttggtcccactgaagcaggagagcaaggaggtacatcttgattgtgcactgaaccagaaatatttggttgacttcaacaagaaagataaagaccatcaacggccagaaccagcattatcag gtctcagaaagtgcaagagagctggaattggacacacaccagtaagagagcttcctgaagaataa